One window of the Acinonyx jubatus isolate Ajub_Pintada_27869175 chromosome A2, VMU_Ajub_asm_v1.0, whole genome shotgun sequence genome contains the following:
- the SMARCD3 gene encoding SWI/SNF-related matrix-associated actin-dependent regulator of chromatin subfamily D member 3 isoform X4, whose amino-acid sequence MPSGARMPHQGAPMGPPGSPYMGSPAVRPGLAPAGMEPARKRAAPPPGQSQAQSQGQPVPTAPARSRSAKRRKMADKILPQRIRELVPESQAYMDLLAFERKLDQTIMRKRVDIQEALKRPMKQKRKLRLYISNTFNPAKPDAEDSDGSIASWELRVEGKLLDDVRPGPGLSRCPGPSKQKRKFSSFFKSLVIELDKDLYGPDNHLVEWHRTPTTQETDGFQVKRPGDLSVRCTLLLMLDYQPPQFKLDPRLARLLGLHTQSRSAIVQALWQYVKTNRLQDSHDKEYINGDKYFQQIFDCPRLKFSEIPQRLTALLLPPDPIVINHVISVDPSDQKKTACYDIDVEVEEPLKGQMSSFLLSTANQQEISALDSKIHETIESINQLKIQRDFMLSFSRDPKGYIQDLLRSQSRDLKVMTDVAGNPEEERRAEFYHQPWSQEAVSRYFYCKIQQRRQELEQSLVVRTT is encoded by the exons ATGCCGTCTGGAGCCCGGATGCCCCACCAGGGGGCGCCCATGGGCCCCCCGGGCTCCCCGTACATGGGCAGCCCCGCCGTGCGACCCGGCCTGGCCCCCGCGGGCATGGAGCCCGCCCGCAAGCGAGCAGCGCCCCCGCCCGGCCAGAGCCAGGCCCAGAGCCAGGGCCAGCCGGTGCCCACCGCCCCCGCGCGGAGCCGCAG tgCCAAGAGGAGGAAGATGGCTGACAAAATCCTCCCTCAAAGG ATCCGGGAGCTGGTCCCCGAGTCCCAGGCTTATATGGACCTCCTGGCATTTGAGAGGAAACTAGATCAAACCATCATGCGGAAGCGGGTGGACATCCAAGAGGCTCTGAAGAGGCCGATGAAG CAAAAGCGGAAGCTGCGTCTTTATATCTCCAATACGTTTAACCCTGCGAAGCCCGATGCTGAAGATTCCGATGGCAGCATCGCCTCCTGGGAGCTGCGGGTGGAGGGGAAGCTCCTGGATGACGTACGTCCTGGCCCAGGTCTCTCCAGGTGTCCTGGG CCCAGCAAGCAGAAGCGGAagttctcttccttcttcaagAGTTTGGTCATTGAGCTGGACAAAGACCTTTATGGCCCCGACAACCACCTAGTTGAG TGGCACCGCACACCCACGACCCAGGAGACGGACGGCTTCCAGGTGAAGAGGCCGGGGGACCTGAGCGTACGATGCACGCTGCTTCTCATGCTGGACTACCAG CCTCCCCAATTCAAACTGGATCCCCGCTTGGCCCGGCTGCTGGGGTTGCACACACAGAGCCGCTCCGCCATCGTGCAGGCCCTGTGGCAGTATGTGAAAACCAACAGGCTGCAGGACTCACATGACAAGGAATACATCAATGGGGACAAATATTTCCAGCAG ATTTTTGATTGCCCCCGGCTGAAGTTTTCTGAGATTCCCCAGCGCCTCACAGCTCTGCTGTTGCCCCCTGACCCAATTGTCATCAACCATGTCATCAG CGTGGACCCGTCGGACCAGAAGAAGACGGCGTGCTATGACATTGATGTGGAGGTGGAGGAGCCCCTGAAGGGACAGATGAGCAGCTTCCTTCTGTCCACGGCCAACCAGCAGGAGATCAGCGCTCTGGACAGTAAG ATCCATGAGACGATTGAGTCCATAAACCAGCTCAAGATCCAGAGGGACTTCATGCTAAGCTTCTCCAGAGACCCCAAAGGCTACATCCAAGACCTGCTCCGCTCCCAGAGCCGGGACCTCAAG GTGATGACGGACGTGGCAGGCAACCCTGAGGAGGAGCGCCGGGCTGAGTTTTACCACCAGCCCTGGTCCCAGGAAGCCGTCAGCCGCTATTTCTACTGCAAG ATCCAGCAGCGCCGGCAGGAGCTGGAGCAGTCGCTGGTGGTGCGCACCACCTAG
- the SMARCD3 gene encoding SWI/SNF-related matrix-associated actin-dependent regulator of chromatin subfamily D member 3 isoform X5 produces MADKILPQRIRELVPESQAYMDLLAFERKLDQTIMRKRVDIQEALKRPMKQKRKLRLYISNTFNPAKPDAEDSDGSIASWELRVEGKLLDDVRPGPGLSRCPGPSKQKRKFSSFFKSLVIELDKDLYGPDNHLVEWHRTPTTQETDGFQVKRPGDLSVRCTLLLMLDYQPPQFKLDPRLARLLGLHTQSRSAIVQALWQYVKTNRLQDSHDKEYINGDKYFQQIFDCPRLKFSEIPQRLTALLLPPDPIVINHVISVDPSDQKKTACYDIDVEVEEPLKGQMSSFLLSTANQQEISALDSKIHETIESINQLKIQRDFMLSFSRDPKGYIQDLLRSQSRDLKVMTDVAGNPEEERRAEFYHQPWSQEAVSRYFYCKIQQRRQELEQSLVVRTT; encoded by the exons ATGGCTGACAAAATCCTCCCTCAAAGG ATCCGGGAGCTGGTCCCCGAGTCCCAGGCTTATATGGACCTCCTGGCATTTGAGAGGAAACTAGATCAAACCATCATGCGGAAGCGGGTGGACATCCAAGAGGCTCTGAAGAGGCCGATGAAG CAAAAGCGGAAGCTGCGTCTTTATATCTCCAATACGTTTAACCCTGCGAAGCCCGATGCTGAAGATTCCGATGGCAGCATCGCCTCCTGGGAGCTGCGGGTGGAGGGGAAGCTCCTGGATGACGTACGTCCTGGCCCAGGTCTCTCCAGGTGTCCTGGG CCCAGCAAGCAGAAGCGGAagttctcttccttcttcaagAGTTTGGTCATTGAGCTGGACAAAGACCTTTATGGCCCCGACAACCACCTAGTTGAG TGGCACCGCACACCCACGACCCAGGAGACGGACGGCTTCCAGGTGAAGAGGCCGGGGGACCTGAGCGTACGATGCACGCTGCTTCTCATGCTGGACTACCAG CCTCCCCAATTCAAACTGGATCCCCGCTTGGCCCGGCTGCTGGGGTTGCACACACAGAGCCGCTCCGCCATCGTGCAGGCCCTGTGGCAGTATGTGAAAACCAACAGGCTGCAGGACTCACATGACAAGGAATACATCAATGGGGACAAATATTTCCAGCAG ATTTTTGATTGCCCCCGGCTGAAGTTTTCTGAGATTCCCCAGCGCCTCACAGCTCTGCTGTTGCCCCCTGACCCAATTGTCATCAACCATGTCATCAG CGTGGACCCGTCGGACCAGAAGAAGACGGCGTGCTATGACATTGATGTGGAGGTGGAGGAGCCCCTGAAGGGACAGATGAGCAGCTTCCTTCTGTCCACGGCCAACCAGCAGGAGATCAGCGCTCTGGACAGTAAG ATCCATGAGACGATTGAGTCCATAAACCAGCTCAAGATCCAGAGGGACTTCATGCTAAGCTTCTCCAGAGACCCCAAAGGCTACATCCAAGACCTGCTCCGCTCCCAGAGCCGGGACCTCAAG GTGATGACGGACGTGGCAGGCAACCCTGAGGAGGAGCGCCGGGCTGAGTTTTACCACCAGCCCTGGTCCCAGGAAGCCGTCAGCCGCTATTTCTACTGCAAG ATCCAGCAGCGCCGGCAGGAGCTGGAGCAGTCGCTGGTGGTGCGCACCACCTAG
- the CHPF2 gene encoding chondroitin sulfate glucuronyltransferase, with translation MHVAGPATMRLSSLLALLRPALPLILGLSLGCSLSLLRVSWIQGEGEDPCVEAVGEPGVPHNPDSRTGLDQSDEDFKPRIVPYYRDPNKPYKKVLRTRYIQTELGSRERLLVAVLTSRATLSTLAVAVNRTVAHHFPRLLYFTGQRGARTPAGMQVVSHGDERPAWLMSETLRHLHTHFGADYDWFFIMQDDTYVQAPRLAALAGHLSINQDLYLGRAEEFIGAGEQARYCHGGFGYLLSRSLLLRLRPHLDGCRGDILSARPDEWLGRCLIDSLGIGCVSQHQGQQYRSFELAKNRDPEKEGSSAFLSAFAVHPVSEGTLMYRLHKRFSALELERAYSEIEQLQAQIQNLTVLTPEGEAGLSWPIGLPAPFTPHSRFEVLGWDYFTEQHTFSCADGSPKCPLQGASRADVGDAVETALEQLNRRYQPRLRFQKQRLLNGYRRFDPARGMEYTLDLLLEAVTQRGHRRALARRVSLLRPLSRVEILPMPYVTEATRVQLVLPLPVAEAAAALAFLEAFAASVLEPREHALLTLLLVYGPRDGGRGAPDPFLGVKAAVAELERRHPGTRLAWLAVRAEAPSQVRLMDVVSKKHPVDTLFFLTTVWTRPGPEVLNRCRMNAISGWQAFFPVHFQEFNPALAPQRSPAGPPGAGPDPPSPPGADPSRGAPVGGRFDRQASAEGCFYNADYLAARARLAGELAGQEEEEALEGLEVMDVFLRFSGLHLFRAVEPGLVQKFSLRDCSPRLSEELYHRCRLSNLEGLGGRAQLAMALFEQEQANST, from the exons ATGCACGTGGCAGGGCCTGCCACCATGCGCCTGAGTTCCCTGTTGGCTCTGCTGCGACCAGCGCTGCCCCTCATCCTCGGGCTGTCTCTGGGGTGCAGCCTGAGCCTCTTGCGGGTTTCCTGGATCCAGGGTGAGGGAGAAGATCCCTGTGTAGAGGCCGTGGGGGAACCAGGAGTGCCGCATaatccagactccagaactggactcGACCAAAGTGATGAAGACTTCAAACCCCGGATTGTCCCTTACTACAGGGATCCCAACAAGCCCTACAAGAAGGTGCTCAG GACTCGGTACATCCAGACGGAGCTGGGCTCTCGGGAGCGGTTGCTGGTGGCTGTCCTGACTTCCCGGGCCACCCTGTCCACTCTGGCCGTGGCCGTCAACCGCACGGTGGCCCACCACTTCCCTCGATTATTGTACTTCACGGGGCAGCGGGGGGCCCGGACGCCTGCGGGCATGCAGGTGGTATCTCACGGGGACGAACGGCCGGCCTGGCTCATGTCAGAGACCCTGCGCCACCTTCACACACACTTTGGGGCCGACTACGACTGGTTCTTCATCATGCAGGATGACACGTATGTCCAGGCCCCCCGCCTGGCAGCCCTTGCTGGCCACCTCAGCATCAACCAAGACCTGTACTTGGGCCGAGCGGAGGAGTTTATCGGCGCCGGCGAGCAGGCTCGGTACTGCCATGGGGGCTTTGGCTACCTGTTGTCACGGAGTCTCCTGCTCCGATTGCGGCCACATCTGGATGGCTGCCGAGGAGACATTCTCAGTGCCCGTCCCGATGAGTGGCTCGGCCGCTGCCTCATCGACTCTCTAGGCATCGGCTGTGTCTCGCAGCACCAG GGGCAGCAGTATCGTTCCTTTGAGCTGGCCAAAAATAGGGACCCTGAGAAGGAGGGGAGCTCGGCTTTCCTGAGTGCCTTCGCAGTGCACCCTGTCTCCGAGGGAACCCTCATGTACAGGCTCCATAAACGCTTCAGCGCTCTGGAGCTGGAGCGGGCGTACAGCGAAATAGAGCAACTGCAG GCTCAGATCCAGAACCTGACAGTGCTGACCCCCGAGGGCGAGGCAGGGCTGAGCTGGCCCATCGGGCTCCCGGCCCCTTTCACCCCACACTCTCGATTTGAGGTGCTGGGCTGGGACTACTTCACGGAGCAGCATACCTTCTCCTGCGCAGATGGGTCCCCCAAGTGCCCGCTGCAGGGGGCGAGCAGGGCGGACGTGGGTGACGCCGTGGAGACGGCCCTGGAGCAGCTGAATCGGCGCTATCAGCCCCGCCTGCGCTTCCAGAAGCAGCGGCTGCTCAACGGGTACCGGCGCTTCGACCCGGCACGGGGCATGGAGTACACCCTGGACCTGCTGCTGGAGGCCGTGACGCAGCGCGGGCACCGGCGGGCCCTGGCCCGCAGGGTCAGCCTGCTGCGGCCCCTGAGCCGGGTGGAAATCCTGCCCATGCCCTACGTCACCGAGGCCACCCGCGTGCAGCTGGTGCTGCCACTCCCGGTGGCTGAAGCCGCTGCCGCCCTCGCTTTCCTCGAGGCCTTTGCAGCCAGTGTTCTGGAGCCGCGAGAGCACGCGCTGCTCACCCTGTTGCTGGTCTACGGACCTCGGGACGGTGGCCGGGGGGCCCCGGACCCATTTCTCGGGGTGAAGGCCGCGGTGGCCGAGTTAGAGCGGCGGCACCCCGGGACGAGGCTGGCCTGGCTCGCCGTGCGCGCGGAGGCCCCTTCCCAGGTGCGGCTCATGGACGTGGTCTCTAAGAAGCACCCCGTGGACACGCTTTTCTTCCTCACCACCGTGTGGACCAGGCCGGGGCCCGAAGTCCTCAACCGCTGCCGCATGAATGCTATCTCCGGCTGGCAGGCCTTCTTCCCAGTGCATTTCCAGGAGTTCAACCCTGCCCTGGCACCACAGAGATCTCCCGCGGGGCCCCCGGGGGCTGGCCCCGACCCCCCGTCCCCTCCCGGTGCCGACCCTTCCCGGGGGGCTCCCGTAGGAGGCAGGTTTGACCGGCAGGCTTCCGCGGAGGGTTGCTTCTACAACGCCGACTACCTGGCGGCCCGAGCCCGCCTGGCCGGGGAACTGGCaggccaggaagaggaggaagccctggaggggctggaggtgaTGGATGTTTTCCTCCGGTTCTCAGGGCTCCACCTCTTCCGGGCCGTGGAGCCAGGGCTGGTGCAGAAGTTCTCCCTGCGAGACTGCAGCCCCCGGCTCAGCGAGGAGCTCTACCACCGCTGCCGCCTCAGCAacctggaggggctggggggccgcGCCCAGCTCGCCATGGCTCTGTTCGAGCAGGAGCAGGCCAACAGCACCTAG
- the SMARCD3 gene encoding SWI/SNF-related matrix-associated actin-dependent regulator of chromatin subfamily D member 3 isoform X3 — protein sequence MTPGLQHPPAVVQRPGMPSGARMPHQGAPMGPPGSPYMGSPAVRPGLAPAGMEPARKRAAPPPGQSQAQSQGQPVPTAPARSRSAKRRKMADKILPQRIRELVPESQAYMDLLAFERKLDQTIMRKRVDIQEALKRPMKQKRKLRLYISNTFNPAKPDAEDSDGSIASWELRVEGKLLDDVRPGPGLSRCPGPSKQKRKFSSFFKSLVIELDKDLYGPDNHLVEWHRTPTTQETDGFQVKRPGDLSVRCTLLLMLDYQPPQFKLDPRLARLLGLHTQSRSAIVQALWQYVKTNRLQDSHDKEYINGDKYFQQIFDCPRLKFSEIPQRLTALLLPPDPIVINHVISVDPSDQKKTACYDIDVEVEEPLKGQMSSFLLSTANQQEISALDSKIHETIESINQLKIQRDFMLSFSRDPKGYIQDLLRSQSRDLKVMTDVAGNPEEERRAEFYHQPWSQEAVSRYFYCKIQQRRQELEQSLVVRTT from the exons cgccCCGGGATGCCGTCTGGAGCCCGGATGCCCCACCAGGGGGCGCCCATGGGCCCCCCGGGCTCCCCGTACATGGGCAGCCCCGCCGTGCGACCCGGCCTGGCCCCCGCGGGCATGGAGCCCGCCCGCAAGCGAGCAGCGCCCCCGCCCGGCCAGAGCCAGGCCCAGAGCCAGGGCCAGCCGGTGCCCACCGCCCCCGCGCGGAGCCGCAG tgCCAAGAGGAGGAAGATGGCTGACAAAATCCTCCCTCAAAGG ATCCGGGAGCTGGTCCCCGAGTCCCAGGCTTATATGGACCTCCTGGCATTTGAGAGGAAACTAGATCAAACCATCATGCGGAAGCGGGTGGACATCCAAGAGGCTCTGAAGAGGCCGATGAAG CAAAAGCGGAAGCTGCGTCTTTATATCTCCAATACGTTTAACCCTGCGAAGCCCGATGCTGAAGATTCCGATGGCAGCATCGCCTCCTGGGAGCTGCGGGTGGAGGGGAAGCTCCTGGATGACGTACGTCCTGGCCCAGGTCTCTCCAGGTGTCCTGGG CCCAGCAAGCAGAAGCGGAagttctcttccttcttcaagAGTTTGGTCATTGAGCTGGACAAAGACCTTTATGGCCCCGACAACCACCTAGTTGAG TGGCACCGCACACCCACGACCCAGGAGACGGACGGCTTCCAGGTGAAGAGGCCGGGGGACCTGAGCGTACGATGCACGCTGCTTCTCATGCTGGACTACCAG CCTCCCCAATTCAAACTGGATCCCCGCTTGGCCCGGCTGCTGGGGTTGCACACACAGAGCCGCTCCGCCATCGTGCAGGCCCTGTGGCAGTATGTGAAAACCAACAGGCTGCAGGACTCACATGACAAGGAATACATCAATGGGGACAAATATTTCCAGCAG ATTTTTGATTGCCCCCGGCTGAAGTTTTCTGAGATTCCCCAGCGCCTCACAGCTCTGCTGTTGCCCCCTGACCCAATTGTCATCAACCATGTCATCAG CGTGGACCCGTCGGACCAGAAGAAGACGGCGTGCTATGACATTGATGTGGAGGTGGAGGAGCCCCTGAAGGGACAGATGAGCAGCTTCCTTCTGTCCACGGCCAACCAGCAGGAGATCAGCGCTCTGGACAGTAAG ATCCATGAGACGATTGAGTCCATAAACCAGCTCAAGATCCAGAGGGACTTCATGCTAAGCTTCTCCAGAGACCCCAAAGGCTACATCCAAGACCTGCTCCGCTCCCAGAGCCGGGACCTCAAG GTGATGACGGACGTGGCAGGCAACCCTGAGGAGGAGCGCCGGGCTGAGTTTTACCACCAGCCCTGGTCCCAGGAAGCCGTCAGCCGCTATTTCTACTGCAAG ATCCAGCAGCGCCGGCAGGAGCTGGAGCAGTCGCTGGTGGTGCGCACCACCTAG
- the SMARCD3 gene encoding SWI/SNF-related matrix-associated actin-dependent regulator of chromatin subfamily D member 3 isoform X1 has product MAADEVAGGARKATKSKLFEFLVHGVRPGMPSGARMPHQGAPMGPPGSPYMGSPAVRPGLAPAGMEPARKRAAPPPGQSQAQSQGQPVPTAPARSRSAKRRKMADKILPQRIRELVPESQAYMDLLAFERKLDQTIMRKRVDIQEALKRPMKQKRKLRLYISNTFNPAKPDAEDSDGSIASWELRVEGKLLDDVRPGPGLSRCPGPSKQKRKFSSFFKSLVIELDKDLYGPDNHLVEWHRTPTTQETDGFQVKRPGDLSVRCTLLLMLDYQPPQFKLDPRLARLLGLHTQSRSAIVQALWQYVKTNRLQDSHDKEYINGDKYFQQIFDCPRLKFSEIPQRLTALLLPPDPIVINHVISVDPSDQKKTACYDIDVEVEEPLKGQMSSFLLSTANQQEISALDSKIHETIESINQLKIQRDFMLSFSRDPKGYIQDLLRSQSRDLKVMTDVAGNPEEERRAEFYHQPWSQEAVSRYFYCKIQQRRQELEQSLVVRTT; this is encoded by the exons ATGGCCGCGGACGAAGTTGCCGGAGGGGCGCGCAAAGCCACGAAAAGCAAACTTTTTGAGTTTCTGGTCCATGGGGTG cgccCCGGGATGCCGTCTGGAGCCCGGATGCCCCACCAGGGGGCGCCCATGGGCCCCCCGGGCTCCCCGTACATGGGCAGCCCCGCCGTGCGACCCGGCCTGGCCCCCGCGGGCATGGAGCCCGCCCGCAAGCGAGCAGCGCCCCCGCCCGGCCAGAGCCAGGCCCAGAGCCAGGGCCAGCCGGTGCCCACCGCCCCCGCGCGGAGCCGCAG tgCCAAGAGGAGGAAGATGGCTGACAAAATCCTCCCTCAAAGG ATCCGGGAGCTGGTCCCCGAGTCCCAGGCTTATATGGACCTCCTGGCATTTGAGAGGAAACTAGATCAAACCATCATGCGGAAGCGGGTGGACATCCAAGAGGCTCTGAAGAGGCCGATGAAG CAAAAGCGGAAGCTGCGTCTTTATATCTCCAATACGTTTAACCCTGCGAAGCCCGATGCTGAAGATTCCGATGGCAGCATCGCCTCCTGGGAGCTGCGGGTGGAGGGGAAGCTCCTGGATGACGTACGTCCTGGCCCAGGTCTCTCCAGGTGTCCTGGG CCCAGCAAGCAGAAGCGGAagttctcttccttcttcaagAGTTTGGTCATTGAGCTGGACAAAGACCTTTATGGCCCCGACAACCACCTAGTTGAG TGGCACCGCACACCCACGACCCAGGAGACGGACGGCTTCCAGGTGAAGAGGCCGGGGGACCTGAGCGTACGATGCACGCTGCTTCTCATGCTGGACTACCAG CCTCCCCAATTCAAACTGGATCCCCGCTTGGCCCGGCTGCTGGGGTTGCACACACAGAGCCGCTCCGCCATCGTGCAGGCCCTGTGGCAGTATGTGAAAACCAACAGGCTGCAGGACTCACATGACAAGGAATACATCAATGGGGACAAATATTTCCAGCAG ATTTTTGATTGCCCCCGGCTGAAGTTTTCTGAGATTCCCCAGCGCCTCACAGCTCTGCTGTTGCCCCCTGACCCAATTGTCATCAACCATGTCATCAG CGTGGACCCGTCGGACCAGAAGAAGACGGCGTGCTATGACATTGATGTGGAGGTGGAGGAGCCCCTGAAGGGACAGATGAGCAGCTTCCTTCTGTCCACGGCCAACCAGCAGGAGATCAGCGCTCTGGACAGTAAG ATCCATGAGACGATTGAGTCCATAAACCAGCTCAAGATCCAGAGGGACTTCATGCTAAGCTTCTCCAGAGACCCCAAAGGCTACATCCAAGACCTGCTCCGCTCCCAGAGCCGGGACCTCAAG GTGATGACGGACGTGGCAGGCAACCCTGAGGAGGAGCGCCGGGCTGAGTTTTACCACCAGCCCTGGTCCCAGGAAGCCGTCAGCCGCTATTTCTACTGCAAG ATCCAGCAGCGCCGGCAGGAGCTGGAGCAGTCGCTGGTGGTGCGCACCACCTAG
- the SMARCD3 gene encoding SWI/SNF-related matrix-associated actin-dependent regulator of chromatin subfamily D member 3 isoform X2, whose amino-acid sequence MAADEVAGGARKATKSKLFEFLVHGVRPGMPSGARMPHQGAPMGPPGSPYMGSPAVRPGLAPAGMEPARKRAAPPPGQSQAQSQGQPVPTAPARSRSAKRRKMADKILPQRIRELVPESQAYMDLLAFERKLDQTIMRKRVDIQEALKRPMKQKRKLRLYISNTFNPAKPDAEDSDGSIASWELRVEGKLLDDPSKQKRKFSSFFKSLVIELDKDLYGPDNHLVEWHRTPTTQETDGFQVKRPGDLSVRCTLLLMLDYQPPQFKLDPRLARLLGLHTQSRSAIVQALWQYVKTNRLQDSHDKEYINGDKYFQQIFDCPRLKFSEIPQRLTALLLPPDPIVINHVISVDPSDQKKTACYDIDVEVEEPLKGQMSSFLLSTANQQEISALDSKIHETIESINQLKIQRDFMLSFSRDPKGYIQDLLRSQSRDLKVMTDVAGNPEEERRAEFYHQPWSQEAVSRYFYCKIQQRRQELEQSLVVRTT is encoded by the exons ATGGCCGCGGACGAAGTTGCCGGAGGGGCGCGCAAAGCCACGAAAAGCAAACTTTTTGAGTTTCTGGTCCATGGGGTG cgccCCGGGATGCCGTCTGGAGCCCGGATGCCCCACCAGGGGGCGCCCATGGGCCCCCCGGGCTCCCCGTACATGGGCAGCCCCGCCGTGCGACCCGGCCTGGCCCCCGCGGGCATGGAGCCCGCCCGCAAGCGAGCAGCGCCCCCGCCCGGCCAGAGCCAGGCCCAGAGCCAGGGCCAGCCGGTGCCCACCGCCCCCGCGCGGAGCCGCAG tgCCAAGAGGAGGAAGATGGCTGACAAAATCCTCCCTCAAAGG ATCCGGGAGCTGGTCCCCGAGTCCCAGGCTTATATGGACCTCCTGGCATTTGAGAGGAAACTAGATCAAACCATCATGCGGAAGCGGGTGGACATCCAAGAGGCTCTGAAGAGGCCGATGAAG CAAAAGCGGAAGCTGCGTCTTTATATCTCCAATACGTTTAACCCTGCGAAGCCCGATGCTGAAGATTCCGATGGCAGCATCGCCTCCTGGGAGCTGCGGGTGGAGGGGAAGCTCCTGGATGAC CCCAGCAAGCAGAAGCGGAagttctcttccttcttcaagAGTTTGGTCATTGAGCTGGACAAAGACCTTTATGGCCCCGACAACCACCTAGTTGAG TGGCACCGCACACCCACGACCCAGGAGACGGACGGCTTCCAGGTGAAGAGGCCGGGGGACCTGAGCGTACGATGCACGCTGCTTCTCATGCTGGACTACCAG CCTCCCCAATTCAAACTGGATCCCCGCTTGGCCCGGCTGCTGGGGTTGCACACACAGAGCCGCTCCGCCATCGTGCAGGCCCTGTGGCAGTATGTGAAAACCAACAGGCTGCAGGACTCACATGACAAGGAATACATCAATGGGGACAAATATTTCCAGCAG ATTTTTGATTGCCCCCGGCTGAAGTTTTCTGAGATTCCCCAGCGCCTCACAGCTCTGCTGTTGCCCCCTGACCCAATTGTCATCAACCATGTCATCAG CGTGGACCCGTCGGACCAGAAGAAGACGGCGTGCTATGACATTGATGTGGAGGTGGAGGAGCCCCTGAAGGGACAGATGAGCAGCTTCCTTCTGTCCACGGCCAACCAGCAGGAGATCAGCGCTCTGGACAGTAAG ATCCATGAGACGATTGAGTCCATAAACCAGCTCAAGATCCAGAGGGACTTCATGCTAAGCTTCTCCAGAGACCCCAAAGGCTACATCCAAGACCTGCTCCGCTCCCAGAGCCGGGACCTCAAG GTGATGACGGACGTGGCAGGCAACCCTGAGGAGGAGCGCCGGGCTGAGTTTTACCACCAGCCCTGGTCCCAGGAAGCCGTCAGCCGCTATTTCTACTGCAAG ATCCAGCAGCGCCGGCAGGAGCTGGAGCAGTCGCTGGTGGTGCGCACCACCTAG